The DNA window ATGTCCCTCATCCCCCCCGAGGAACTCCAGGACCTCCTCGGCCGCGCCCCCCTCGGCCCCCTCACCGACGCCGACCACACCCGCCTCTCCGAACTCGTCCATCGCGGCTTCGAGCAATGGCGTGCCTTCCACGACCGCTACGCTGGCGCCCAGCACGCCCCGCACGACCTCGACCCTGGCGTCGCGACCTGGAGCGACCTCGCCCTCTTCGCCCGCCGCGCCCTCTCCGCCACCGACGCCGAGGGCTTCACCACCCTCCAGTTCTCCGCGCACGGCGACGAGATCCACGGCGCCTTCGAGCCCGCCCCCGTCCTTGCGATCGACGACCGCCCCTACGCCTGCACCGACCCGACCGGCGTCCCCGTGATCCGCGACGATGGCACCCTCGCCACCCCGCTCGGCCTCAACGTCCCTTGCATCGCTCGCGCGCTTCGCGAGCGCATCGCTTCGAGCACCCCGCTCGGCGCCGCGCACCTCACGTGGCCATCCGACCTCGCCCCTCGTCCGCACCCCACACCCTTCGGTCTCCTCGTCGCCGTCCGACAGTGCGTTCTCCTCGACCAGGGCGCCGTCACCGAGCGCTCCACCACCCTGCACGGCGCGCTCGTCTTTCCCGACGGCACCCACCGTGCTCTTCACTTCGGCCCAGACGCTTCCTTGCACCAACCCGGTTCTGACGCGCGCTCACGTCAGGCACCGTCCCTCCCTGGCGCCCCTCTGCTGCGCGTCCTCCTCCGCGCCCCTGTGTCCGCTCACCCCGAGAGCGACCCTGTCCTCCTCCACGCCGTGCGGTACGCCGAAGCCGCGCTTCTCGATGGCCTTCGCCAGCGCACCGAGATCGAACACACAGCGGACGCGACCCTCGCCGTCTCCCCCCTCCTTGCTGCCATCCTCCACTGACCTCGCCACGCAGCGATCCTTCCCGGACCTCGCACCCTCCTCGTCCGAGCGCGCCTCCATCCTCGTCTCAGCGCATGACCCGCGTCTCAGCGCATGACGCCGAGGAGCGTTCCCCCCTACACCTTCATGAACCCGAGGTTGTGACGACGGTCCTCACGCACTAGACCCTCCCCGATGCGCCCCTCCCTTCGTGCTCTTCCGCTCCTCGGCCTCCTCGCGTGCGCACCCACCGCCCCGCCGGCGCCTCCTGCGGAAGCCCCGCCCGCGCAGCCCACCTCGGCCCCTCCAGCGCTCTCCGCCGCCGAGGCGCCCGCGCTGCCTCCCGTTGCCGACGAAGAGGTCGACCTCTCTCGCTTCTTGGCCCCCCTCGAGCTGCGCGGCACCTTCGTCGTCCGCCACCTCCGCACGGGCCGCACCCTCCGCCACAACCCCGAGCGCGCGCGCACCCGCTTCACCCCGGCGTCCACCTTCAAGATCCCGAACTCCCTCATCGCGCTCGAGACCGGCGTCGTCACCGGCGAAGACTTCGCCCTCCCCTGGAAGCGCGAAAGCGACCCGCCGCGCGACTGGTGGCCCAAGGCCTTTTACAAGGACCAGCAGACCCTGCGCTCCGCCTTCCGCCACTCCATCGTCTGGTACTACCGCGAGCTCGCGCGCCGCATCGGCCCCGAGCGGATGAAGCAGCACCTCGCCACCTTCGCGTACGGCAACCAGGACATGTCCAGCGGCGTCGACGACTTCTGGCTCACCGGCGCCCTGACCATCTCCGCCGAAGAGCAGATCCAGTTCCTGCAGCGCCTCTACGAAGGGAAGCTCGGCGTCTCCGCGCACGCCACCGACACCTTGAAGCGCATCATGCTCCTCGAAGAGACCTCGTCGTACCGCCTCAGTGGCAAGTCGGGCACCGACACCAGCGTCCCTGGCAACGATCTCGGCTGGTTCGTCGGCTTCCTGGAACGCGGCGACGACGCGTACGTCTACGCCTTCAACGCGAGTGGTGCGAGGATCTGGAAAGAGTTCCCGCCTCCGAAGCGCGCCGTCCTCGTGCGCGACATGCTGAAGTCGCTCTCCTTGATTCCGGCCGACGCGCCCGTCCTGCCCGACCCGACCCCGTGAGCGTTCAGCTCGAGGCAGCCGATCGTGCGGCAGGTCGTTCTGCACGCCAGCGACGACCGGACGCGCAGGGAACGTCCCACCCGACCGCTGCCTTCAGGACGTGATGCGGTCTCCGGTCGATTCCCGGTGACCCGAACTCGAGAGCTGACCGGGAAAGGCGGAAGATGAGCCAGAGCATCCGCGCCGGATGCTCCGGTGGCAGCGTGTCCTCTGGAATCTCGAAACGGATGACGCCTTGGGCGCGTTGAGGCTCACGGGGTGGAGCTTGGCCCGAGCGAAGCCTTCACGGCGCGGCTCCAGCCCCGACTGCGCGGTATGCCTGCTGCGCACCCGGGCTCAACCCCTGCGCATTCTCGGCCGGGAGCCCCCACCTTTCTTCAGAAAGTCGATCAGCACCTCGAGCTTGGGGGCGAGGTTCAGCCGGCTCGGGTAGTAGAGAAAATAGCCCGGGATGCGCGGGCAATACCCGTCGAGCACCCGCACGAGTCGCTTCTCGGACACGAGCCCGCTCACCATGTCTTCGAAGACGTACGCGAGGCCGACGCCCTCGACGGCGGCGTCTACCAGGACCGATCCATCGTTGGTCACGACGCGGCCGTCGACGGCCAGTTCCAGCTCCTTGTCGCGTTCGACGAACTTCCACCGGGCGACTGCGCCCGTCGACATGCGCAGACCAATGCACTCGTGCTCGTGGAGCTCGCGCGGATGCGTGGGCTTTCCTCGGCGCGCGAAGTAGTCCCGTGAGCCGACGACCACGAGGCGCTGGTCCGGGCTGACGCGAACAGCGATCATCTCGCGATCGAGGCTGTGGCCGAGGCGTATCCCCGCGTCGAAGCCTTCGGCGACGATGTTCGACAGCGCCTCCTGGAGACAGATGTCGATCCGGATGTCGGGGTACGCGGCGAGAAAGGCCGCGAGCTTCGGCTTGACGACCTCGTCGTAGCCGGTTCGGAGCATCGTCAGGCGCAACAGACCCGACGGGCGGCCGTTCATGGCCATGAGCGACTCGAACGCGACGTCGATGCCGTCGAATGCAGGCCTGAGCTGCGCGATGAAATGCTCACCTGCCTCGGTCAAGCCGACGTTGCGCGTGGTTCGTTGAAGCAGACGCACACCGACGCGCTCTTCGAGGGCGCGAACGATCTGACTCACGGCAGATGGCGTTACCCCCAGCTCGGCGGCCGCCGCCCGGAAGCTGCGCTTTTCGGCCACGCAGAGGAGGGCCCGAAGCCCGGATAGGTCGTCACGCATTGTTAAGCCTGGCTACCTATAGCATGCACGATTCAGCGCATTCTCTTTATGTTTGGCGAGACTAATCTCTCCGAAGCGAACCAATGCAGAGGAGAACACTCATGGCATCCGCACTCCCCAAACCCATAGCCGCCTACGTCGAGGCCAACGCACAACTCGATGTGGACGGCATGCTGAAGCCTTTTGCCGCCGATGCGGTCCTCTCGGACAACGGAAAACGTCACGAGGGCCACGCCGAGCTGCGAACCTTGTTCGAAGACGAGGTGATCGCCGTCAAGGCGATCTTCACGCCGGATGCCGTTCGCCACGAGGACGGTCAGGTCGTGGTCGAAGGCCCTGCCCATGGCGACTTCAAGGGCAGCCCGATCCGCTTCACCTATCGCTTCACGCTCGAAAACGACGCCATCAAAGCACTGGAGATCACGCTGTGAACCTCAGAGCTGATCCCGCGGAATTTGCTGGGAAGCGTGTGCTCGTCAGCGGCGGCAGCAAGGGTCTGGGCCGCGCCACCGTCGACCGCTTCCTGGCCGGGGGCGCCCGGGTGATCACCGCAGCCCGCGGAACCCTGGAGCCCATCGACGGCGTCGAGTTCGTCCGGGCGGATCTGACGACGGCCGAAGGTGGGGAGACCCTGGCCAAGGCGGCGCTCGAGCGGATGGGCGGCGTCGACATCCTCGCCCACGTGATCGGCGGCTCGGCCTCGCCGGGCGGCGGGTTTCTCGCCCTGACGGACGAACACTGGCTTGCCGAACTGAATCTGAACCTTCTGGCCACGGTCCGCCTCGATCGCCTCCTGGTCCCGCAGATGATGGAACGGGGGGCCGGCGTGATCGTGCATGTCACGTCGATCCAATCGATCCTGCCGCTTCCCGAATCGACCACTGGCTACGCCGCCGCAAAGGCCGCGCTCAGGACGTACAGCAAGTCGATCTCCAAGGAGCTGGGGCCGAAGGGCGTGCGGGTCAACGCCGTCTCCCCCGGCTGGATCATGACCGAGTCGTCCGTCGACCTGCTGAAGCGTCTGCAGGCCGCCAGTGGCGGCACGGTCGATGAGGCGCGGCAAGTTGTTCTCGATGCTCTGGGCGGGATCCCGATCGGGCGTGCGGCCGAGCCTGACGAGGTTGCCGATCTCATTGCCTACCTGGCCTCCGATCGCGCCGCCGCGATCCACGGCGCCGAGTTCATCATCGACGGCGGCACCGTCCGGACCGTCTGAGGTCATCGCCCCGACGTGTGCACCGCGTGGCAGACGTCGGGAAGCGAGGCTTGCTCGGCGGCTCGTGCGTGAGGGGTGGCTGCGCGAGGTGACCCACGGCCTCTGAGTCAGTTCCCGGTGCTCTCCGGTCAATTCCCGGTGACCCGGAGTCAGTTCCCGGTGACCCGAAGTCAGTTCCCGGTGACCCGAAGTCAGTTCCCGGTGACCCGGAGTCAGTTCCCGGTGACCCGAAGTCAATTCCCGGTGACCCGGAGTCAATTCCCGGTGACCCGAAGTCAGTTCCCGGTGCTCTCCGGTCAATTCCCGGTGACCCGGAGTCAGTTTCCGGTGGTCTGAATTGCATGAGTCACCGTGTGTGACGCTCCTCCGTGTCCACGACGGAACAGCTTCCTTCCTGGTCGGCGGCGTCCGTCGAAATCGTGCCTTTCCATGTTCCTTTCTTTCCCATTCCTTGCCGGTCGATCTGCCGCTGCTACATCCCTGCACATGACGACGCCGGAATTGTCCGGCACGGGAGGAAACCATGGATCTCACGAACATCGCGCCTGGACGGCGCACGGAACTCATCTCGCAGGGACGCCGCTTTGGCTCCGAGCTGGTGTTAGCGCAGGCCCGCAAGACGCTCGCCGCCCTCCAGACCCACGGCAGCAAGCTCGTGGACTTCGGGTTCGGCAGCGCCGACACGACCGAACTCGCCGCGGCTTACGAAGAACTCGTCACGTCGGGCGGCGTCCGCGAAGGGCGACGCACCACCAAGAAACAGAACTCCCTCGGCTACCATCGCGCCTTCCGCGACGCGCTGGACATCCGGCTCCGGGCGCGCGCCGTGCTCACCAGCGGGCGTCGTGCGCTGGCACGCACGGAGGGGGCCGACGTGGAGCAGGCCATACGCCTCATCGACAGTGTCCTCGCGCGCGGCTCGGTCGCGCCGCAGGATGCAGGGCCGCTCGCCAACCAGCTCGACGAGCTGCGGCTCGCGCTGGGGGATGCGACCATCGCACCCATCGTCGCCTCGCGCGGTGGACCGAGCGCCGTCACCGAGCTGGCGGAGCACGCCACCCTGGTGCGCGCCGCGGACAAGGCCATCGCCGGACCTCGCGGCACGCCGGAGCACACCGAGCGGCTCGATCTCGTGGACGGCGTCGTCCTCGAACTCGTGCGCAGCGCGCGCGAGGCGGCCGAGGTGGCGAGCAAGGCGCTCGGCGAGCCGGCGCTGGTCACCGTCTTCTCGCTCTCCGAGCTGTACCCCGCGACGCCCGCCACGAACACGAACAAGCCGAGCGGTCCAGGCGTGACGCCGCCGAGGAACGATCCGCCCCACGGGGGCACGCCGACGCCGACGCCGCCCGCTTCCTCCTGCTGATTCCCGCCGCTGATTCCCGCCGCTGATTCCCGCCAATCCAGCCTGCCGAGCCTCGCGCCTGGGATCTTCGCGCGTGGGGCTCGGCGTCTCCTTCATCGGCTCGTCGCATGCTCTCGCCTCGTTGCACACGTTCGGCGCGTCGCACGCTCAGCGGCTCACTGCGTGAATGCCGTGGATCACAGCATCTCGTGGCCATCACGGGATGGCTGCGCGCAATCCATTTCGCGCATCCGGCTCGCTTCGGAAGTGCGGATCGCACCGCGCGGATCCCGGAATTTTCCTGCATGCGCCTCCACGCTTGACGTGAGCGCTGGCACCCGGAAGATCTCGAACATCATGCAGTATCCCCCTCGACTTGGCTTTGCGCTCCTCGTGGCCCTCACCGGGGCTTTCGGGGCTGGCCTCTCTGGCAGCGTGGGCTGCTCCAGCGATGCATCCTCGTCCACGTCGACACCGACCGGAGGCAACACCGGCGGCAGTGGCGGGACGGGTGGCAGCGGCGGCGATGGTGGCTCGACGGCCTCCGTCTTCCCCTCCACCTTCAACGACTTCCCGAGCGATCCGCAGATCGACGACGGCATCACGCCCGAGATCGTCGGCATCTTCAAGGACAACCCCGGGTCGGACACGGGCGGCCCCTGCGTCGCCGAGCCTTCGCCCGAAGCCCTGGTGCCCACCAACTGGACGCCGCTCCGCTTCGAGTGGGCGCTGCCGCCCGAGCACAACGTCGTCGAGCTGCGCCTGTCGGTGTCGAACCAGAACAACGATCTGGTCGTGTACACCTCGCAGTCCAGCTACACGATCTCGCGTGAGGTGTGGCAAGGGCTCACCAGGAACAGCGCGGGCCTCGACATCCGCGTCCAGGTGCGCAGCGTGCGCATCGACGACGGCGGGACCCTGGGCGACGGGCCCTTCCTCGGGCTCGACAGCGTGGTGCACATCGCGCCCGTCGCGGCGCCCGGGAGCATCGTCTACTGGACCAGCTCGGGTGGCACGGCGCTCAAGGGCTTCACGGTCGGCGACGAGGAGGTGACGACCGTCATCACCCCGCCTGCGGTGAGCGACGATACGGGCTGCGTGAGCTGCCACTCGTCGTCACCCGATGGCAAGCTGGTGTTCTTCACCCGCGATCTCATGGACGGCGCGCGCGCGAACACCGCGCGGCTCGCCGACGGCACCGCTGCCGTTCCCCCGCCTCAGATGGTGACGGACGTCGCCCTCGGGCTGCTCGCGCGCGTCACCCAGGGCGCCCCCGTGCTCTCGGCGGGCCACTACAGCCCGACCGACGCCGTGGCGCTCTCCGTGCTCTACAGCCCCGAGACGGGCAACCGCGGCGAGCTGGCCTGGACCGATCTGCGCGCCACCGACCCGGCGACGGGCTGGGGACTCCTCGCGCGGAACGGCGATCCGCGCCCGGTCACCTCGCCGACGTGGTGGCACGACGGCAGCACCATCGCGTACACCTCGTCGATCGGCTCGGGCAGCGGCGTCGTCGCGAGCAGCAACGCCAACGACCCGACGATGGACATCTACACGGTGCCCTACAACAACCGGCAAGGCGGCGACGCCACCCCGCTGCCGGGCGCGAGCGAGCCGGACTACCAGGAGTTCTACCCGGTCATCTCGCCCGAAGACAAACTGCTCGCGTTCAACCGCATCCCGACGGCGCTCGGCAACAGCTCGTACAACCAGCCGCTCGCCGAGGTGCTCATCGTGCCCGCGGGCGGTGGGACGGCGGTGCGCATCGAGGGTAACGACGCGCCGGCCTGCACGAACCGGCCGAGCCCCGGGATCACCAACTCGTGGCCGCGCTGGGCGCCGAGCGTGGAGACGGCGAACGGCAAGCGCTACTACTGGCTGACGTTCTCGTCGACGCGGCGGGACGCGAACAACCCGCAGCTCTACGTGAGCGGCGTGGTGACCTCGGTGGTGAACGGCGTGGAGACCATCGAGCGGGCCTACCCTGCGGTCTACGTGACCACGCAGCCGCCCGGGGAGAACAACCACACCCCTGCCTGGGACGTCTTCCAGATCGCCCCGCCCCAGTAGTCTCCCTCGACGACGCCACCACGGCCGCAACCACGGCCGCATCCGGCCGTGGTTCAGGCTATCCTCCCCCCCATGCCCCGCGCCCTCTCGGTGGAGCCCCGTCGTCGCCTGCGCGTCGCGCTCGCGGCCGCCCTCTCCCTGGCTCCCCTCGTCGCAGCGCCCGACGCCAGCGCTTTCCTCTGGCCCAACGTCTCCGACCAGATCGCGCGCGCGCTCACGTCCGGCGACGTGGTCGAGCGCCGCCTCGCCGCCCAGCGCCTCGGTGAGCTGCCGCTCGAGACGGCGCAGAAGCTCGTCCAGCGCGCCATGGCCGATCCCGACGTCGAGGTGCGGCTGCGCGTCGCCCAGGCGGCGATCGGGTTTCGCCTCCCGCGCGCCGGCGACCTGGTGATCGACTGGCTCGGCGAGGGCGACGCGCGGCTCCGCCTCGCGGCCTGTGACGTGATCCGCGCCGCGCCGACCGACCGCTCCGTCACGGCGCTCGGCCGCGTGCTCGGCGATCCCGATCCCAACGTGCGGATCGCCGCGGCGGCCGCGATGGGAAGCTCGGGCCTCACCGAGGCGGTGTCGGCGCTGCTCGGTCACCTCGACGACACCGCGCCCGAGGTCCGGGCGGAGGTGGGGCGCGCCCTCGGGCGCATCGGGGACGCGCGCGCCGTGGTCCCCCTGATCGGCAAGGTGCAGGACGCCATCCCCGAGGTGCGCCGCGCCGTCGCGCGCTCCCTCGGCGAGCTGGGCGACACGCGCGCCGTCAGCGCCCTCATGCTCGCCCTCCAGGACACGGCGCAGGAGGTCCGCATCGAGGCGGTGAACGCCCTCGGCAAGCTGCGCTCCGACGAGGCGACCCTCGCGATCGCCCCCCTCGCGAGCCAGGACGACACGGACGCCGGGACCCTCGGCTCGCCGTTCGGTTTCCCGCGCATGCCCGGCCGTCCCCAGGACGATCGCGGCGGTCGTGGCGAGGTCCGCGAGGCCGCCCTCCGGGCCCTCGGTCGCATCGGCTCCGAGGCTGCGGTGAAGCTGCTCGTCGCCGCGCTCGCGAAGGACGACGCCGGCGCACCCCGGTCCCCCGTGCGTGACGCCCTCGTCGCTTCGGGCAAGACCGCAGCGCCGGCCCTCGTTGCCGCGCTCTCCGGCTCTCCGCTCGGCAACACGGGCGCTGGCGCCGCCCTCGTCCTCGGCCGCCTCGGTGCGGCGTCCGCGCGGGAAGCGCGCGCCGGGCGCGACGGGCGTGACGCGGCGGCCGGGACCCCGGCGAGCACCGCAGAGGCAGGGGCGCGTGCGGACACCACGGCGGGCACCGCGCCCCGCGAGGCCCGCGAGGCCATCGTGCGGGGCATGCAGCGCGGCGTCGTCCCGCTCCGCTTCGGCCTGCGGGCCCTCGCGGATCTCGGTGATCCCGCAGCACTCCCCACGGTGCTCGAGCTGCTCGGTGACGAGGACCCTTCGGTGCGTCGCGAGGCCATCCTGACCTCGATGGCCCTCCTCGATCCTGCGCGTGCCGACGGCCGCGCCGTGGATCCAGCCCGCGCGCTGCTCCAGGACGTCGCGACGCCCCTCGACGAGCGCATCGAGCTGGCCCGTCTCCTCGGGCGCACCGGCTCCCCGAGGGCCCAGGAGGCGTTGCTCCCCCTGGTGAAGGCAAAGTCCACGGCGCTGCGCCTCGCGGCCCTGGAGGCGCTCGGCTCCCTGCGCATCTCTGCGGGCGCCGCGGACAAGGTCCTGCTCGGCGCGCTCGACGACGAGTCCGCCGACGTGCGCCTCCGCGCCGCGGTCGCCCTCTCCCGGGTCGCCGGGAAAGGCGCGGCCGGCGTCCTCCTCGAACGCCTCACCGTCGCTGCCGAGCAAGATCGCGGTGCGCTCGGCATCGCGATCGCGGGCGCCCTCGCCAGGACGGCGGATCCCGCGCTCGTGCGCAAGGTCGAGGCCGCCGTCGCCAGCGCCCCCGAGGCTGCACGTGACGCGCTGATCGAGGGGCTCGGTCGCACCCGCGACAAGGCCGCCGGGGAGGCGCTCGCGCGGCTCGCCCGGGGAGGCATCGACGATCGCCGCAAGGTCGCCGAGGCGCTCGCGGGTCACCCCGAGCAGGTGCAGACCCTCCGTCGTCTCGTGACCGACGCCGATCCCGGCGTGCGCGCCGGCGCGGTGTGGTCGCTGGGACTCGTGGGGGGCCGCGACACGCTCGGCGCGCTCGGCGCTGCGCTCAAGGATCCGGACGTGACGGTCGCCGGCAACGCCGCCGCCACCATCGGGCGCGTCGCCGCGCGCACGAACCAGCCGGCCGCCGCGCCGCCCTTGCTCTGCCCCGCCCTCACCGACAGCAGGCCTTACGTGCGCGCCAACGCGCTCTCCGGGCTCACCGTCGCCGGAGCGCGCTGCGACCGGACCCTCGCGCGGGATCTGCTCGCCCGCGATCCTGCCGAGGCGGTGCGGCTCGCGGCCGCCGAGCACCTCACCCGCAGCGCCAGGGAGCCTGGCAAGGAAGGCCTTGCCGACGCCCGCGCCCTCGCGCGGTGCGAGAGCGACGATCGCAACGCCATGGTGGCGCTCCGCTGCGCGCGTG is part of the Chondromyces crocatus genome and encodes:
- a CDS encoding LysR family transcriptional regulator, which gives rise to MRDDLSGLRALLCVAEKRSFRAAAAELGVTPSAVSQIVRALEERVGVRLLQRTTRNVGLTEAGEHFIAQLRPAFDGIDVAFESLMAMNGRPSGLLRLTMLRTGYDEVVKPKLAAFLAAYPDIRIDICLQEALSNIVAEGFDAGIRLGHSLDREMIAVRVSPDQRLVVVGSRDYFARRGKPTHPRELHEHECIGLRMSTGAVARWKFVERDKELELAVDGRVVTNDGSVLVDAAVEGVGLAYVFEDMVSGLVSEKRLVRVLDGYCPRIPGYFLYYPSRLNLAPKLEVLIDFLKKGGGSRPRMRRG
- a CDS encoding TolB family protein, translating into MQYPPRLGFALLVALTGAFGAGLSGSVGCSSDASSSTSTPTGGNTGGSGGTGGSGGDGGSTASVFPSTFNDFPSDPQIDDGITPEIVGIFKDNPGSDTGGPCVAEPSPEALVPTNWTPLRFEWALPPEHNVVELRLSVSNQNNDLVVYTSQSSYTISREVWQGLTRNSAGLDIRVQVRSVRIDDGGTLGDGPFLGLDSVVHIAPVAAPGSIVYWTSSGGTALKGFTVGDEEVTTVITPPAVSDDTGCVSCHSSSPDGKLVFFTRDLMDGARANTARLADGTAAVPPPQMVTDVALGLLARVTQGAPVLSAGHYSPTDAVALSVLYSPETGNRGELAWTDLRATDPATGWGLLARNGDPRPVTSPTWWHDGSTIAYTSSIGSGSGVVASSNANDPTMDIYTVPYNNRQGGDATPLPGASEPDYQEFYPVISPEDKLLAFNRIPTALGNSSYNQPLAEVLIVPAGGGTAVRIEGNDAPACTNRPSPGITNSWPRWAPSVETANGKRYYWLTFSSTRRDANNPQLYVSGVVTSVVNGVETIERAYPAVYVTTQPPGENNHTPAWDVFQIAPPQ
- a CDS encoding SDR family oxidoreductase — translated: MNLRADPAEFAGKRVLVSGGSKGLGRATVDRFLAGGARVITAARGTLEPIDGVEFVRADLTTAEGGETLAKAALERMGGVDILAHVIGGSASPGGGFLALTDEHWLAELNLNLLATVRLDRLLVPQMMERGAGVIVHVTSIQSILPLPESTTGYAAAKAALRTYSKSISKELGPKGVRVNAVSPGWIMTESSVDLLKRLQAASGGTVDEARQVVLDALGGIPIGRAAEPDEVADLIAYLASDRAAAIHGAEFIIDGGTVRTV
- a CDS encoding nuclear transport factor 2 family protein; amino-acid sequence: MASALPKPIAAYVEANAQLDVDGMLKPFAADAVLSDNGKRHEGHAELRTLFEDEVIAVKAIFTPDAVRHEDGQVVVEGPAHGDFKGSPIRFTYRFTLENDAIKALEITL
- a CDS encoding penicillin-binding transpeptidase domain-containing protein, whose translation is MRPSLRALPLLGLLACAPTAPPAPPAEAPPAQPTSAPPALSAAEAPALPPVADEEVDLSRFLAPLELRGTFVVRHLRTGRTLRHNPERARTRFTPASTFKIPNSLIALETGVVTGEDFALPWKRESDPPRDWWPKAFYKDQQTLRSAFRHSIVWYYRELARRIGPERMKQHLATFAYGNQDMSSGVDDFWLTGALTISAEEQIQFLQRLYEGKLGVSAHATDTLKRIMLLEETSSYRLSGKSGTDTSVPGNDLGWFVGFLERGDDAYVYAFNASGARIWKEFPPPKRAVLVRDMLKSLSLIPADAPVLPDPTP
- a CDS encoding HEAT repeat domain-containing protein → MPRALSVEPRRRLRVALAAALSLAPLVAAPDASAFLWPNVSDQIARALTSGDVVERRLAAQRLGELPLETAQKLVQRAMADPDVEVRLRVAQAAIGFRLPRAGDLVIDWLGEGDARLRLAACDVIRAAPTDRSVTALGRVLGDPDPNVRIAAAAAMGSSGLTEAVSALLGHLDDTAPEVRAEVGRALGRIGDARAVVPLIGKVQDAIPEVRRAVARSLGELGDTRAVSALMLALQDTAQEVRIEAVNALGKLRSDEATLAIAPLASQDDTDAGTLGSPFGFPRMPGRPQDDRGGRGEVREAALRALGRIGSEAAVKLLVAALAKDDAGAPRSPVRDALVASGKTAAPALVAALSGSPLGNTGAGAALVLGRLGAASAREARAGRDGRDAAAGTPASTAEAGARADTTAGTAPREAREAIVRGMQRGVVPLRFGLRALADLGDPAALPTVLELLGDEDPSVRREAILTSMALLDPARADGRAVDPARALLQDVATPLDERIELARLLGRTGSPRAQEALLPLVKAKSTALRLAALEALGSLRISAGAADKVLLGALDDESADVRLRAAVALSRVAGKGAAGVLLERLTVAAEQDRGALGIAIAGALARTADPALVRKVEAAVASAPEAARDALIEGLGRTRDKAAGEALARLARGGIDDRRKVAEALAGHPEQVQTLRRLVTDADPGVRAGAVWSLGLVGGRDTLGALGAALKDPDVTVAGNAAATIGRVAARTNQPAAAPPLLCPALTDSRPYVRANALSGLTVAGARCDRTLARDLLARDPAEAVRLAAAEHLTRSAREPGKEGLADARALARCESDDRNAMVALRCARAPQPVSARPDSTVRDGVAVFVVPEGRRSPLERAPFALVRPDGLMRLGLADRRGALFEASAPSGTLRLAVPAPLVR